Genomic segment of Citrus sinensis cultivar Valencia sweet orange chromosome 7, DVS_A1.0, whole genome shotgun sequence:
AAGTGGCAGTATTGAACCGATTCATCTCGCGGGCCACGGATAAATGCCACCATTTCTTCCAAACCATAAAGAAATGGAGGAAGATGGAGTGGACATCAGAATGTGATGAGGCGTTTGGGCAGCTGAAGGAGTATCTAGCCCATGCCCCGTTACTATCAACTCCGAGTGAGAGTGAAGGTGACCGGCTGTTTTTGTACTTGGCTATCTCAAAATGGGCTACCAGCTCAGTGTTAGTCCGAGAAGAAGAAGGGAAGCAACACCCCGTGTATTACACTAGTAAAGCCCTGGTAGACGCAGAAATTAGGTACCCATTGATGGAGAAATGGGCATTGGCGTTAATAACAGCAGCACGAAAACTGCGACCATATTTTCAGGCCCACCAGATAATTGTGATGACTGACCAGCCTCTTCGGCAAATGCTCCAAAAACCAGATGCATCAGGGCGGTTAGTGAAGTGATCCGTGGAACTGAGCGAATTCGACCTATCCTACAGGCCCCGAGGAGCAATCAAGGCCCAAGCCCTGGCTGATTTTATAGTTGACTGTGTTGAACCAGGGGAAGAGGTTCAAAAGGGACAACCAGCAGAGCAGGAGGATAAAAAAGGGGTATGGCTGGTAATGGTTGATGGATCACGTGGTGAACATGGATCCGAGGCAGGAGTTATAATACGAAGTCCAGAAGGTGTCGAGGTATCATATGCTGTAAAGTTCGAGTTCCAGCTTACGAACAACCAAGCTGAATATGAGGCCTTCATTATTGGGCTCGGTCTTGCACATGCACTACGGGCAGAAAGAGTAGAAATCCGAGCAGATTCCCAGCTAGTATGTAACCAGCTCAGCAATCAATTCcaagtaagggaagagaaattggggctttatttgaagaaggcgAAGCAAAGGGTTGAACTCTTCAATAAGGTAGAGGTGAAGCAGATATCCCGAAATGAAAATTACCGAGCTGATATGTTGGCTAGAATGGCTGCAACTGGAGATCTGAAATTACCTAAGTTAGTCCCACTGGAGGTAAGAACCTTGCCAAGTATAGGGGAGGAAGTAGAAGTGATGAGAGTAAGCACTGGAGAATCCTGGATAGACCCGATTCGCGCATATGTCCGCGATGGAGTTTTACCAGGGGACAAAAGGcaagcaagaaaattaaaatgccgAGCAGCGAGGTACACGCTACTAGATGAGGTGCTGTACTGCCGAGGGTTCACCTTGCCCCTTTTGAGATGTTTAGATGAGGAGGAGGCAGATTATGTACTAAGGGAGATTCATGAAGGAATATGCGACAATCACTCGGGAGCAAGAACTTTAGCCTTCAAGGCACTCCGCCAAGGATACTTCTGGCCGACCATGCATCAGGATGCGAAAAGGATGGCAAATAACTGTAAAACCTGCCAAAGCTTCTCTGAAATTCCTGCACAACCCCCAGAAAAGCTGACCACTATGGCATCCCCGTGGCCTTTCGCTCAATGGGGAATCGACTTGATTGATCCGTTACCTAAGGGCCGAGGAGCGGCGACACATGCAATTGTGGCAATAGATTACTTCACCAAATGGGTAGAAGTGGGAGTTCTCAGCCAAATCACGGAGAGAAAGACAACGGTTTTTATTTGGAAGAATATCATCTGCAGATACGGGATCCCCTATGCCATCATTACAGACAATGGGAGGCAGTTTGACAACAGCAACTTCAGGGAATTTTGCTGAAATTTGGGGGTTGACCTGAAGTTCTGCACCCCCGCACATCCCCAGGCAAACAGACAAgtggaagcagccaacaaagtGATAAAGAAGCTCTTGAAAACTAGATTGGGAGAGAAGAAGGGAGCTTGGGTTGACGAACTACCAGGAGTATTATGGGCCTACCGGACAACTTACAAAACCGCCACAGGGGAAACCCCGTTCGCTTTAGCTTTTGGTCATGAGGCGGTAGTCCCAGCAGAAATTGGAGTGGGGGCACATCGAACGGAATATTTCACTAAGGAGCAAaacgacgagcagatatgCTTAAGCCTGGACCTGCTTGAGGAGAAAAGGGAAGGGGCCTCGCAGAAAGTGGCCCAGTGTCAGCAAAGGGTCATGTGTTATTATAACAAGAATGTACGCGTGAGGCAGTTTCGAGCAGGAGATTGGGTACTTAGAAAGGTGAACCAAAACACCAGGGATCCCAACCATGGCGTTCTTGGTCCGAAATGGGAAGGCCCGTACAGGGTGATACGGGCCACTGGACCAGGAGCTTATAAGTTAGCGTACCAAGATGGACGAGACGTGAAGAGGTCGTGGAACGCCGAGCACTTGAAGAAGTATTTCCAGTAAGCAAAGTGCTATATTAAATCCTCATTTTGATAAGTTATTTCTGTTAACTACATGATGGCTTGTTGCGCATGTATATATCATGTATTTTTGTAATACattcaaagttcaaataaagatgaattcagcATGAAATCCCCCTGCTAGCGAGCCCAATAACAATTTCCCttaggcaagtaagtgcctacttctgctcggtcaacgaaagaccaacagttaattttatgagaattttactaaggcaagtaagcgCCTGCTTCTgttcggtcaacgaaagaccagcagttAATTTTACGAAAATTTtgctaaggcaagtaagtgactgcttctgctcggtcaacgaaagaccaggagctaattttatgagaattttactaaggcaagtaagtgcctgctTCTGTTCGGTTAACAAAAAACCAGCAGTGAATTTTACgagaattttactaaggcaagtaagtgcatGCTTCTGCTTGGTCAAcaaaagaccagcagctaattttacgagaattttactaaggcaagtaagtgtttgtttttactCGATCAACGAAAGgccagcagctaattttatgaaaattttactaaggcaagtaagtacttgcttctgctcggttaacgaaagaccagcaacTAATTTGACGAAAagtttactaaggcaagtaaatGCCTACTCCTGCTCGGTCCACTAAGGAACCAGCAGGCAAAACTAGATAAGTTGTccaattatttttcagaaacAATCTATGAGCAAAAACCAGACAAGAAAGCCAATAGAGAGcatctaaaaatttataaatgttcaattatttacaaaacaaatgcGAGTTTATACAAAAAATGAACTTAAAGATTAGGAGAGTCAACGGCTCCAGCAGCTGAAGGATCAGCAGTCTCAGGAGGTGGGAGATCAGCAATACCGGGAGGAAGAGGCACGGACCCTTGACCCACTTCGAAAGCACGTCCCCCAGCTTCCCCCTCCTGCACCCCATCCAAAGGAGCCTCCACCTACTCCTGCTCACCCTGCTCCTTATCTCCCTGGCCGGCCCCAGCCATATATCTCTCCACCCCAACCTCCAGCTTGCTCATGTCGAGCTCAGGGTATTCTTCCTTAAGCATAGACATGATGCATTTATAGCTGAAAGCAACCCCGGAGTTATACTCGGCATCCAGCCGATCATCCACATCAGCGGATTTGCCTTTCTCCTCAGCCAGCTGTTCATTCAGGGATTTGATCTCTCCCTCAAGGGCGGTCCTCAGAGTATCTCTTTCACTTTGAGTAGCCTGAAGATCGGACTTCAGATCACCCAACTCACCCTCAAGGTTGGAGGAAGTGGACTCAGCAACCGCAACTTTCTCCTCCAGCTCCGTAAGCTACTTGTTCAGCTCGGCCAGCTTCTCCTTGGAGCGATCAGCATATTCAACTTTCTTCCTCAACTCCTGATTGTCAGCTTGAAGCTTCCTCTCATGGCGGGCGGACCCGGTCTTGTAACATGAAACCATGGTGGCCAGCCTGAAGGAGACCCTTTGAACAGAAGCAGCTAACTCGGAGAGGTTCATACTCTCGATGTCCTTCACCATCTTGGGCCCCACCGATTTTTTGTAATCCTTCTGATACGGGCTCAGGTAGTCACCTTGATCCCGAGATGGTAGAGGAGAAGATCGGTCCCCAGACTGGAAGCTGACCTCAGGACTCTTGTCGGAAGTTTTCTCCCCACCACTCTTACGGGGTGGGGGAGGGGGTAGAGCAGCAACAGGAGCCTTGGAAGGACCGACGCTGGTTTTCTtcggaggaggaggagggttGCTGGAGTTGCTTGGAGCCCAACCACGTGTTCTGCTCATCGCGCTGAGGATCTTGTTATCCATTCCAGCAGCAATATCTACCAAGCCCGAACCGACCAAGTTTGTTAGCGATAGGAGGTCTTGGCAAGTAGACGCGTTCACCAGAGCAGTTTCCACCTGAACCAAAGGTTGGTCTTCAAGATCCTTAATAAAACCCCACGATtctgaaaaacaaacaagGTTAAAGAACCCAATAAGTGGCAATTGGAAAAAAACATAGGCAAAAAATAAACGACCTTGGGTGACAAAATGCGTTGGAAGGTAAATATCACCACCCAACGAGTGGGCCGCTGGACACCAATTTCCTccagcaaagaagaatttgttcttttgatttttgcaCGAGGAGGGGAAGTCGGTGATTGGCTTCCTCTTCGCAGAGCTCGACACTGATCCACACCTCTCCCATAATACAAACATAGCTGAGAGAACCCTCCACCCATTCGGATGTAACTGACCTGGGGCCAAGTGCATACCCCCCAGTATCTTGGCAAAATAACGCTGAAAGGGCAGCCGAGCTCCTAGTCTGAAACTCTCCAGGTGCATTGTCACATACCCCCGCGGAGGCCGACTAGGAACATCACCCTTCCCAGGGACTACAAGGAGAACCTCCTCAGGAATGTCATAGAGATTCCTAAGCTTGAACAGATCAGTTTGGGTGGTGGCACAGGCTATGTAATCGATTGGATAAGAATCCGTCTCCACCCTATGGCCAAGGTTTCTTTTCTGAGGAGGTCGGGTCGGCTTGGAACTGCTTCCCTCACCATCACCCACTTCTTCAGGGACCTCTACCCCACCAGAATTGTGGTTCTCACCAGAGCTCAACGCAGGTCCACCTCTATTCCCTACAAGCTCTAGTTCGGGGGAGGGAGAAACAGCCAAAGGGCGTGGGTACTCAAGAGTATCCCTGCCATGGGAGGGGCCTACACTACCCAAGGGACGTAAGAAATCGGTGGGTATTGACAAGTTAAGGTCTGAATCCCCTGCTTCTTCGTCACTCTCATCGACAATTAACCTCCTTTTCCGATTTGACATATCGAAATCCCAAGAGAATACAAAGAAAACTCGAGTATATGGACACAAAAAGGGCAACACAGAACccaatcaacaacaaccagaGGAGAAGTTAAAAGCAATACCTAGATTGAATTGGCACTGATAGCGCGGCCGTGATAGAGAAAAAACCCAGCAAGTGGATACTCCAGACACGAGGAGTGTAAGCAAAGTTCTGAGAGGGGGTTAGTTAACAACGGAAAGATGAATAACAAAACGATGAAGATGTAAGTCTAGGGATTTGAAACGAAAAGGGGAAAATGAAAGCATTTAAGTGATGAGGATGCCAGCTCACTCACCGGATATCGAGGACAGATAGCCCgtcgtttcaaatttcaaatacgaaGAGTCTGGAGAGGCCACGTCATTAACCGTTACAAAAGGCCAGGATAGATGTAAGCCCAGATATGCAATGGACATGCTCATTTAGGCCCATGCTCAGGTCGGAATCTCCCCAGAGGAAAAATGGTACCTCAGGTCCGTCCCGGTAAACAGAAAACCGGGTGAGAAACTCCCCGGATTGGTGAGATTTGACTATCAGTTTCTACTCTTAACTTATTTCACTCGCaagaccagaaactgggggactggtgttaagtaaataaaagcacCAGGTCGGCCATGTTGCTATTTCCGCCCCGGCATGGATCACTTCAGCCAAATTGTATGAGCAGAACACGGGGATAAACATGAGCCAGTCAGAGGCGAGGACCGGCCAGGGTAATATACCGACCAGAGTCATATACCGAGCCGATACCAATCCCCCAAAAAGCGGGAACACAATCCCACAGAATCATGGTAGTTACGCTTTTCTCAAAACCGTTGCGGGAGACGcgagatcccacgtttgcccacaatGTAGCAGTTAAAGTCCCATAAGGGGCTGCCACTACCCGAAGAAGGGGGGATGAAGGGTAAAGGGAAACGTGGGACAGCGGCtataaaggaagaagaaatcgATGAAAAAAGGGGACAGaaaaattgagagagagaaaacgCTGTCAAATTGCAATCAGGCATTTTTTCTTACAAACTTCGAATAAATTAGAAACCATTCTTGAATCCAAATTGCactgttttcccg
This window contains:
- the LOC107178109 gene encoding uncharacterized protein LOC107178109; this encodes MSNRKRRLIVDESDEEAGDSDLNLSIPTDFLRPLGSVGPSHGRDTLEYPRPLAVSPSPELELVGNRGGPALSSGENHNSGGVEVPEEVGDGEGSSSKPTRPPQKRNLGHRVETDSYPIDYIACATTQTDLFKLRNLYDIPEEVLLVVPGKGDVPSRPPRGYVTMHLESFRLGARLPFQRYFAKILGGMHLAPGQLHPNGWRVLSAMFVLWERCGSVSSSAKRKPITDFPSSCKNQKNKFFFAGGNWCPAAHSLGGDIYLPTHFVTQGRLFFAYVFFQLPLIGFFNLVCFSESWGFIKDLEDQPLVQVETALVNASTCQDLLSLTNLVGSGLVDIAAGMDNKILSAMSRTRGWAPSNSSNPPPPPKKTSVGPSKAPVAALPPPPPRKSGGEKTSDKSPEVSFQSGDRSSPLPSRDQGDYLSPYQKDYKKSVGPKMVKDIESMNLSELAASVQRVSFRLATMVSCYKTGSARHERKLQADNQELRKKVEYADRSKEKLAELNNERDTLRTALEGEIKSLNEQLAEEKGKSADVDDRLDAEYNSGVAFSYKCIMSMLKEEYPELDMSKLEEGEAGGRAFEVGQGSVPLPPGIADLPPPETADPSAAGAVDSPNL